In Microbacterium galbinum, a single window of DNA contains:
- a CDS encoding ABC transporter ATP-binding protein: MTDATDALRVEDLSIAYGSAPPSVSGVSLRVRKGEIVGVIGESGSGKSSIALAMMGLLPDSARVTAASIDVAGSDMNDATERDWAQVRGVKASMVFQEPMSALNPCMRIGAQIAEVLQIHGKADKKQARARALEILRLVQMPDAEKRLNYYPHQLSGGQRQRVVIAIAVAAGPDLLVADEPTTALDVTVQAQILDLIKSLRDETGMGVLFISHDLGVIGQLCERVAVMYRGRVVETGSARRVLEDPRHPYTRALLESIPRPSVPVRSPLAVIPAVNDFDSVPAVLEEAS; the protein is encoded by the coding sequence ATGACCGACGCCACCGACGCCCTCCGCGTCGAAGACCTCAGCATCGCCTACGGCAGCGCCCCGCCGTCGGTCTCCGGCGTCTCGCTGCGCGTGCGCAAGGGCGAGATCGTCGGCGTGATCGGCGAATCCGGCAGTGGCAAGTCGAGCATCGCGCTCGCCATGATGGGGCTGCTGCCCGACTCGGCCCGCGTCACCGCCGCGAGCATCGACGTCGCCGGCTCCGACATGAACGACGCCACCGAGCGCGACTGGGCCCAGGTGCGCGGGGTGAAGGCATCCATGGTCTTCCAGGAGCCGATGTCGGCGCTCAACCCCTGCATGCGCATCGGCGCCCAGATCGCCGAGGTGCTGCAGATCCACGGCAAGGCCGACAAGAAGCAGGCGCGCGCCCGGGCCCTCGAGATCCTCCGGCTCGTGCAGATGCCGGATGCCGAGAAGCGCCTGAACTACTACCCCCACCAGCTCTCCGGCGGTCAGCGCCAGCGCGTCGTCATCGCGATCGCCGTCGCCGCCGGCCCCGACCTGCTGGTCGCCGACGAACCCACCACCGCGCTCGACGTGACCGTGCAGGCGCAGATCCTCGACCTCATCAAGAGCCTCCGCGACGAGACCGGCATGGGCGTGCTGTTCATCAGCCACGACCTCGGCGTCATCGGCCAGCTCTGCGAGAGGGTCGCCGTGATGTACCGCGGACGCGTGGTCGAGACCGGTTCGGCCCGACGCGTGCTCGAGGACCCGCGGCATCCGTACACCCGGGCGCTGCTCGAGAGCATCCCGCGGCCCTCGGTGCCCGTGCGCTCGCCGCTCGCCGTCATCCCCGCCGTGAACGACTTCGACAGCGTTCCCGCCGTGCTCGAGGAGGCATCGTGA